In Streptomyces sp. NBC_00448, the following are encoded in one genomic region:
- a CDS encoding putative leader peptide, with the protein MSDTAPGALLVARLHVDLCRRTSAACPRA; encoded by the coding sequence ATGAGCGACACGGCGCCCGGCGCGCTGCTCGTGGCGCGGCTGCACGTCGACCTGTGCCGCCGTACCAGCGCGGCGTGTCCGCGCGCCTGA
- a CDS encoding M67 family metallopeptidase, with protein sequence MLTITQDLYDAIVAHARADHPDEACGIVAGPEGSGRPERFVPMLNAARSPTFYEFDSTDLLRLYRDMDDRDEEPVIVYHSHTATEAYPSRTDISYANEPGAHYVLVSTAEEFQFRSFRIVDGQVTEEPVEVVPSTS encoded by the coding sequence ATGCTCACCATCACCCAGGACCTGTACGACGCGATCGTGGCCCACGCCCGCGCCGACCACCCCGACGAGGCGTGCGGGATCGTGGCGGGGCCGGAGGGCAGCGGCCGCCCCGAGCGGTTCGTGCCGATGCTGAACGCGGCCCGCTCGCCGACGTTCTACGAGTTCGACTCCACCGACCTGCTCAGGCTCTACCGCGACATGGACGACCGCGACGAGGAGCCGGTGATCGTCTACCACTCGCACACCGCCACCGAGGCGTACCCCTCCCGTACCGACATCTCCTACGCCAACGAGCCCGGCGCGCACTACGTGCTGGTCTCCACCGCGGAGGAGTTCCAGTTCCGCTCGTTCCGCATCGTGGACGGCCAGGTCACCGAAGAACCGGTCGAAGTAGTGCCTTCCACGTCGTGA
- a CDS encoding amino acid permease: MDETRVRPVSDGPEGGPGGGPATREEGYTRGLGSRQIQMIAIGGAIGTGLFLGAGSAIHRAGPSLLLMYAVAGAVVFCIMRALGELLTYRPVSGSFADYAREFLGPFTGYVTGWTYWLMWVVTGMAEVTAAATYVNYWWPGVPQWTAALVFLLLLATANLVSVRLFGEIEFWLSTVKVTAILGMILIGVGVLTLGVSAAGHTASVGHLWRDGGFFPNGVGHSLLTLQMVMFAYLAVELVGVTAGEARDPRRTLPKAINTLPWRIVLFYVGALTVILCVVPWTEFQPGVSPFVAAFAKIGIPFGAGVVNFVVLTAALSSCNSGMYSTGRMLRDLAANGQGPRAFDRLTARRTPALGTLASVAVMGIGVWINYVDPKGAFTYITAFATVAAVWTWAVILAAHIRYRAAVRAGQAAPAWFTAPGGAAASWCALAFLALVVVLIGLDSDARVSLYGVPLWAALLGAGYRVLKRRDPAAFARRPHLPPPAAARAPGGGPAADPAVDPAAGSAEDPAAGESGGLPGTPAV, translated from the coding sequence GTGGACGAAACGCGCGTGCGGCCCGTGTCGGACGGCCCGGAGGGCGGGCCGGGCGGCGGCCCGGCGACCCGCGAGGAGGGCTACACCCGCGGGCTGGGCAGCCGGCAGATCCAGATGATCGCGATCGGCGGCGCCATCGGCACCGGCCTGTTCCTGGGCGCCGGCAGCGCGATCCACCGGGCCGGCCCCAGCCTGCTGCTGATGTACGCCGTCGCCGGCGCCGTCGTCTTCTGCATCATGCGCGCGCTCGGCGAACTGCTCACCTACCGCCCGGTCTCCGGCTCCTTCGCCGACTACGCCCGGGAGTTCCTCGGCCCGTTCACCGGCTACGTCACCGGCTGGACGTACTGGCTGATGTGGGTGGTCACCGGCATGGCCGAGGTCACCGCCGCGGCCACCTACGTCAACTACTGGTGGCCGGGGGTGCCGCAGTGGACCGCCGCGCTGGTGTTCCTGCTGCTGCTGGCCACCGCCAACCTGGTGTCGGTGCGGCTCTTCGGCGAGATCGAGTTCTGGCTGTCGACGGTCAAGGTCACCGCGATCCTCGGGATGATCCTGATCGGCGTCGGCGTGCTCACCCTCGGGGTCTCCGCCGCCGGGCACACCGCGTCGGTCGGCCACCTGTGGCGGGACGGCGGCTTCTTCCCCAACGGGGTCGGCCACTCGCTGCTGACCTTGCAGATGGTGATGTTCGCCTACCTCGCGGTCGAGCTCGTCGGGGTCACCGCGGGCGAGGCCCGCGACCCGCGCAGGACCCTGCCCAAGGCGATCAACACGCTGCCGTGGCGGATCGTGCTGTTCTACGTCGGCGCGCTCACGGTGATCCTGTGCGTGGTGCCGTGGACGGAGTTCCAGCCGGGGGTCAGCCCCTTCGTGGCCGCCTTCGCGAAGATCGGCATCCCGTTCGGCGCCGGCGTGGTCAACTTCGTGGTGCTCACCGCCGCGCTGTCGTCCTGCAACTCCGGCATGTACTCCACCGGCCGCATGCTGCGTGACCTGGCCGCCAACGGGCAGGGCCCGCGCGCCTTCGACCGGCTCACCGCCCGCCGCACCCCGGCGCTCGGCACGCTCGCCTCGGTGGCCGTGATGGGCATCGGGGTGTGGATCAACTACGTGGACCCCAAAGGCGCGTTCACCTACATCACCGCGTTCGCCACGGTGGCCGCGGTGTGGACCTGGGCGGTGATCCTGGCCGCGCACATCCGCTACCGCGCCGCCGTACGCGCCGGGCAGGCCGCACCCGCGTGGTTCACCGCCCCCGGGGGAGCGGCCGCCAGCTGGTGCGCACTGGCCTTCCTCGCCCTGGTCGTGGTGCTGATCGGCCTCGACTCCGACGCCCGGGTGTCGCTGTACGGGGTGCCGCTGTGGGCGGCGCTGCTCGGCGCCGGCTACCGGGTGCTCAAGCGGCGCGACCCGGCGGCGTTCGCCCGCCGCCCGCACCTGCCGCCGCCGGCCGCGGCCCGCGCGCCCGGCGGCGGCCCGGCGGCGGACCCAGCGGTGGACCCGGCGGCGGGCAGCGCGGAGGACCCGGCGGCGGGGGAGTCCGGCGGACTTCCGGGCACCCCGGCGGTGTAG
- a CDS encoding DUF2017 domain-containing protein produces MARRRGRAGSFEPVRGGGATITLDEVEISILRSLAVQLLELVGPGDQPADADDDPLAQLFAEGPTKPPDDPALARLFPDAYEETEDASEFRRFTENDLRARKREDALAMIRVLDAGGPVLKLTEDQARQWLGTLNDLRLTIGTRLGVTEDEADELYHLPDGDPRKPLVMAYLWLGGLQESLVETLLR; encoded by the coding sequence ATGGCGCGCCGACGGGGCCGTGCCGGCTCCTTCGAGCCGGTCCGCGGCGGCGGCGCCACCATCACGCTGGACGAGGTGGAGATCTCGATCCTGCGCAGCCTCGCCGTCCAGCTGCTGGAACTGGTCGGGCCGGGCGACCAGCCGGCCGACGCCGACGACGACCCGCTCGCGCAGCTCTTCGCCGAGGGCCCCACCAAGCCGCCGGACGACCCGGCGCTGGCCCGGCTCTTCCCCGACGCGTACGAGGAGACCGAGGACGCCTCGGAGTTCCGCCGCTTCACCGAGAACGACCTGCGGGCCCGCAAGCGCGAGGACGCGCTGGCGATGATCCGCGTGCTCGACGCCGGCGGCCCGGTGCTCAAGCTCACCGAGGACCAGGCCCGGCAGTGGCTCGGCACCCTCAACGACCTGCGGCTGACCATAGGGACCCGGCTCGGCGTCACCGAGGACGAGGCCGACGAGCTGTACCACCTGCCGGACGGCGACCCCCGCAAGCCGCTGGTCATGGCGTACCTGTGGCTCGGCGGCCTGCAGGAGAGCCTGGTCGAGACGCTGCTGCGCTGA
- the clpS gene encoding ATP-dependent Clp protease adapter ClpS, giving the protein MCSVAPAEIERTESSEAPSVVPEPDVPWVTLVHNDPVNLMSYVTYVFQTYFGYSKGKATKLMKDVHYKGRAVVSSGTREEMERDVQAMHGYGLWATLSQDR; this is encoded by the coding sequence ATGTGCAGCGTCGCACCTGCCGAGATCGAGCGCACCGAGTCCAGCGAGGCCCCTTCGGTGGTCCCCGAACCGGACGTGCCCTGGGTGACCCTCGTGCACAACGACCCCGTCAACCTCATGAGCTACGTGACGTATGTCTTCCAGACGTACTTCGGGTACTCGAAGGGCAAGGCCACCAAGCTGATGAAGGACGTCCACTACAAGGGCCGGGCCGTGGTCTCCAGCGGCACGCGCGAGGAGATGGAGCGGGACGTGCAGGCGATGCACGGCTACGGCCTGTGGGCGACGCTGTCGCAGGACCGCTGA
- a CDS encoding nicotinate phosphoribosyltransferase — translation MSTADLALPVDVPSTALFTDRYEFTMLQAALSSGAAHRRSVFEAFTRRLPEGRRYGVVAGTGRVLDAVENFRFDAPVLEFLEREKVVDAATLKWLADYRFTGDIWGYPEGEVYFPGSPILRVEGSFAEAVLLETVILSILNHDSAIAAAASRMAVAAGGRPLMEMGARRTHELAAVAASRAAYVGGFRSSSNLAAGFRYGLPTIGTSAHAFTLLHDTERDAFTAQVESLGRSTTLLVDTYDLTEAVRTAVEVAGPELGAVRIDSGDLLLLAHRVRQQLDDLGAKDTRIVVTSDLDEYAIASLAAAPVDAYGVGTSLVTGSGQPTCAMVYKLVARASVPDRADAPLTPVAKKALGGKTSVGGRKWAARRLDADGVAEAEVIGSGPVPAELADRQLLVPLVRDGKVVGREPLDAARTRHIAARAGLPLSATQLSRGEPVLPTETL, via the coding sequence ATGAGCACAGCAGACCTGGCACTGCCGGTGGACGTGCCGTCCACCGCGCTGTTCACCGACCGGTACGAGTTCACCATGCTCCAGGCGGCCCTCAGCAGCGGCGCCGCCCACCGCCGGTCGGTCTTCGAGGCGTTCACCCGGCGACTGCCGGAGGGGCGGCGCTACGGCGTCGTGGCCGGCACCGGCCGGGTGCTGGACGCGGTGGAGAACTTCCGCTTCGACGCACCCGTGCTGGAGTTCCTCGAACGGGAGAAGGTGGTGGACGCGGCGACCCTGAAGTGGCTGGCCGACTACCGCTTCACCGGCGACATCTGGGGCTACCCCGAGGGCGAGGTGTACTTCCCCGGCTCGCCGATCCTGCGGGTGGAGGGCAGCTTCGCCGAGGCGGTGCTGCTGGAGACGGTGATCCTGTCGATCCTCAACCACGACTCGGCGATCGCCGCGGCGGCCTCCCGGATGGCGGTGGCGGCCGGCGGGCGGCCGCTGATGGAGATGGGCGCCCGGCGCACCCACGAACTGGCCGCGGTGGCCGCCTCGCGGGCCGCCTACGTCGGCGGGTTCCGCTCCTCCTCCAACCTCGCTGCGGGCTTCCGCTACGGCCTGCCCACCATCGGCACCAGCGCGCACGCCTTCACACTGCTGCACGACACCGAGCGGGACGCCTTCACCGCCCAGGTCGAATCCCTCGGCCGCTCCACCACGCTGCTGGTCGACACCTACGACCTGACCGAGGCGGTGCGCACCGCCGTGGAGGTGGCCGGGCCCGAGCTGGGCGCGGTGCGGATCGACTCCGGGGACCTGCTGCTGCTCGCCCACCGGGTGCGGCAGCAACTGGACGACCTCGGCGCGAAGGACACCCGGATCGTGGTCACCTCCGACCTCGACGAGTACGCCATCGCGTCGCTGGCCGCGGCCCCCGTGGACGCGTACGGGGTCGGCACGTCGCTGGTGACCGGCAGCGGGCAGCCCACCTGCGCCATGGTCTACAAACTGGTCGCCCGCGCGTCGGTGCCGGACCGGGCCGACGCGCCGCTCACGCCGGTCGCCAAGAAGGCGCTCGGCGGGAAGACGAGCGTCGGCGGCCGGAAGTGGGCCGCCCGGCGGCTGGACGCCGACGGGGTCGCCGAGGCGGAGGTGATCGGCAGCGGGCCGGTCCCCGCGGAGCTGGCGGACCGGCAGTTGCTGGTCCCGCTGGTGCGGGACGGCAAGGTGGTGGGGCGCGAGCCGCTCGACGCGGCCCGCACCCGGCACATCGCCGCCCGCGCGGGGCTTCCGCTGTCGGCGACGCAGTTGTCGCGGGGCGAGCCGGTGCTTCCCACGGAGACCCTGTAG
- a CDS encoding isochorismatase family protein yields MHRALIVVDVQNDFCEGGSLAVRGGADVAAAVTDLIGQSAGTYRHVVATRDHHVDPGGHFSDHPDFVTSWPPHCVAGTEGVGFHPNFAPAVASGAVDAVFDKGSYAAAYSGFEGRNENGAALAEWLREREVTEVDVVGIATDHCVRATALDSAREGFRTRVLLDLTAGVAADTTRQALVQLGEAGVELRGEPAATGGA; encoded by the coding sequence ATGCACCGCGCACTGATCGTCGTCGACGTGCAGAACGACTTCTGCGAGGGCGGCAGCCTCGCGGTGCGGGGAGGCGCGGACGTGGCCGCGGCGGTCACGGACCTGATCGGCCAGTCCGCCGGGACGTACCGGCACGTCGTGGCGACCAGGGACCACCATGTGGACCCGGGCGGCCACTTCTCGGACCACCCGGACTTCGTGACGTCGTGGCCGCCGCACTGCGTCGCGGGCACCGAGGGCGTCGGGTTCCACCCGAACTTCGCGCCGGCGGTGGCGTCGGGCGCGGTGGACGCCGTGTTCGACAAGGGCTCCTACGCGGCGGCGTACAGCGGCTTCGAGGGCCGGAACGAGAACGGCGCCGCCCTGGCCGAGTGGCTGCGCGAGCGGGAGGTCACCGAGGTGGACGTGGTGGGGATCGCCACCGACCACTGTGTACGGGCCACCGCGCTGGACTCGGCCCGGGAGGGCTTCAGGACGCGGGTGCTGCTGGACCTGACCGCGGGGGTGGCCGCGGACACCACCCGGCAGGCGCTCGTCCAGCTGGGCGAGGCCGGCGTGGAGCTGCGCGGCGAGCCGGCGGCTACGGGCGGGGCGTGA
- a CDS encoding immune inhibitor A domain-containing protein → MAFPKGRSRILKRQHWISQSAALAVAIAVLGVPAVATGAAAATPGHSSSPATPAAGHDPAQSEPHDLPGPFSKQQAAEHSAALQQVVSGDATVQQRDGSQVVQLGHGKGKQSKYVELGREKTDKIFTILVDFGDQVDDTTTYDPDGPDGPEPPTTKYGGDPGPAHNTIAQPDRSQDNSTAWQADYNQQHFQDLYFSHDKDKESLAKYYEKQSSGRYSVDGEVTDWVKVPYNEARYGSDWCGSTICSNAWDLIRDATTAYVADQKAQGRTDAQIKTDLAAYDQWDRYDYDGDGNFNEPDGYIDHFQIVHAGEDQSAGGGVQGTDALWAHRWYAYGSDAGKSGPTGNKAGGTEIGDTGIWVGDYTLQPENGGLGVFAHEYGHDLGLPDEYDTSYVGENNTAFWTLMSSGSWMGTGKDAIGDLPDDMSAWDKLQLGWLNYGTAKAATRSTTKLGVAEYNTKDKQALVVQLPDKSVTTTITTPAEGDKQWWSGMGDDLSNTLTRTVDLTGASSASLDLKGWWDIEQNYDFLYTEVSTDGGANWTALDGTANGKAVPRDGGDRPALTGTSGAYEDLSFPLDAYAGRQIQLRFRYATDGGVAQQGFAADAITITADGKTLLSDGAETDDNGWSADGFSRIGASFSKDYPEYYVAENRQYTSYDSTLKTGPYNFGWTSTRPDWVEHYPYQTGLLVWLWDTSQPDNNVGAHPGSGEILPVDAHAKPETFTDGTVIRNRVQAYDSAFSWYPSAGFTLHNDGVAKRIPAKLGSPAFDDHYGTYWYANNPYGSVKVPDTNTRLTILSQALDGSTMTVQVGPSHR, encoded by the coding sequence ATGGCCTTTCCCAAGGGGAGGTCAAGGATCTTGAAAAGACAGCACTGGATCAGCCAAAGCGCCGCCCTGGCAGTCGCGATAGCCGTGCTCGGTGTCCCCGCGGTCGCCACCGGGGCGGCCGCGGCGACCCCGGGCCACAGCAGCAGCCCCGCGACTCCGGCGGCCGGCCACGACCCCGCGCAGAGCGAACCACACGACCTGCCGGGTCCGTTCAGCAAGCAGCAGGCGGCCGAGCACTCCGCCGCCCTCCAGCAGGTCGTCTCCGGCGACGCCACCGTCCAGCAGCGCGACGGCTCCCAGGTGGTCCAACTCGGCCACGGCAAGGGCAAGCAGAGCAAGTACGTCGAGCTGGGCCGGGAGAAGACCGACAAGATCTTCACCATCCTGGTGGACTTCGGCGACCAGGTGGACGACACCACCACCTACGACCCGGACGGCCCGGACGGACCCGAGCCGCCCACCACCAAGTACGGCGGCGACCCCGGGCCGGCGCACAACACCATCGCCCAGCCTGACCGTTCGCAGGACAACAGCACCGCCTGGCAGGCGGACTACAACCAGCAGCACTTCCAGGACCTGTACTTCTCGCACGACAAGGACAAGGAGTCGCTGGCGAAGTACTACGAGAAGCAGTCCTCCGGCCGCTACTCGGTCGACGGCGAGGTCACCGACTGGGTCAAGGTCCCCTACAACGAGGCCCGTTACGGCTCCGACTGGTGCGGCTCCACGATCTGCTCCAACGCCTGGGACCTGATCCGCGACGCCACCACCGCCTACGTCGCCGACCAGAAGGCGCAGGGCCGCACCGACGCGCAGATCAAGACCGACCTGGCGGCGTACGACCAGTGGGACCGCTACGACTACGACGGCGACGGGAACTTCAACGAGCCGGACGGCTACATCGACCACTTCCAGATCGTGCACGCCGGTGAGGACCAGTCGGCCGGCGGCGGCGTGCAGGGCACCGACGCGCTGTGGGCGCACCGCTGGTACGCCTACGGCAGCGACGCCGGGAAGTCCGGGCCCACCGGGAACAAGGCCGGCGGCACCGAGATCGGCGACACCGGCATCTGGGTCGGCGACTACACCCTCCAGCCGGAGAACGGCGGGCTGGGCGTCTTCGCCCACGAGTACGGCCACGACCTCGGCCTGCCCGACGAGTACGACACCTCGTACGTCGGCGAGAACAACACCGCGTTCTGGACGCTGATGTCCTCCGGTTCCTGGATGGGCACCGGGAAGGACGCGATCGGCGACCTGCCCGACGACATGAGCGCCTGGGACAAGCTCCAGCTCGGCTGGCTGAACTACGGCACCGCCAAGGCCGCCACCCGCTCCACCACCAAGCTGGGAGTCGCCGAGTACAACACCAAGGACAAGCAGGCGCTGGTGGTCCAGCTCCCCGACAAGTCCGTCACCACCACCATCACCACGCCCGCGGAGGGCGACAAGCAGTGGTGGAGCGGCATGGGCGACGACCTGTCCAACACCCTGACCCGCACCGTCGACCTCACCGGCGCGTCCAGCGCCTCGCTCGACCTCAAGGGCTGGTGGGACATCGAGCAGAACTACGACTTCCTCTACACCGAGGTCTCCACCGACGGCGGCGCGAACTGGACCGCGCTCGACGGCACCGCGAACGGCAAGGCCGTCCCGCGCGACGGCGGCGACCGGCCGGCCCTGACCGGCACCTCCGGCGCGTACGAGGACCTGTCCTTCCCGCTCGACGCCTACGCGGGCCGGCAGATCCAGCTCCGCTTCCGCTACGCCACCGACGGCGGCGTCGCCCAGCAGGGCTTCGCGGCCGACGCGATCACCATCACCGCCGACGGCAAGACGCTGCTCTCCGACGGCGCCGAGACCGACGACAACGGCTGGAGCGCCGACGGGTTCTCCCGGATCGGCGCGTCCTTCAGCAAGGACTACCCGGAGTACTACGTCGCCGAGAACCGGCAGTACACCTCGTACGACAGCACGCTGAAGACCGGCCCGTACAACTTCGGCTGGACCAGCACCCGGCCCGACTGGGTCGAGCACTACCCGTACCAGACCGGCCTGCTGGTGTGGCTGTGGGACACCTCGCAGCCCGACAACAACGTCGGCGCGCACCCCGGCAGCGGTGAGATCCTGCCGGTCGACGCGCACGCCAAGCCGGAGACGTTCACCGACGGCACGGTCATCCGCAACCGGGTCCAGGCGTACGACTCGGCGTTTAGCTGGTACCCGTCCGCCGGGTTCACCCTGCACAACGACGGCGTCGCCAAGCGCATCCCGGCGAAGCTCGGCAGCCCGGCCTTCGACGACCACTACGGAACGTACTGGTACGCGAACAACCCGTACGGCAGCGTCAAGGTCCCCGACACCAACACCCGGCTGACCATCCTCAGCCAGGCGCTCGACGGGAGCACCATGACGGTCCAGGTCGGCCCGTCGCACCGGTAA
- a CDS encoding RDD family protein, translated as MTAEHPEGMAPLATLGQRFLARLIDTVILLAVVVLVSLAAMGDDIRHGTDGALGKRALVAVVAYLLYFVIEGAMTAARGQTVGKMALRIRAARLVDGGVPGPAGWLRAAVYVLPAVLSAILIGPFFWFVNSLWCTWDRPFRQCLHDKAAKTVVVAAL; from the coding sequence ATGACGGCAGAACACCCCGAGGGCATGGCGCCGCTGGCCACCTTGGGTCAGCGGTTCCTCGCACGGTTGATCGACACGGTGATCCTCCTCGCCGTGGTGGTCCTGGTCTCCTTGGCCGCGATGGGCGACGACATCCGGCACGGCACCGACGGGGCGCTCGGCAAGCGCGCGCTGGTCGCGGTCGTCGCCTACCTGCTGTACTTCGTGATCGAGGGCGCGATGACCGCCGCCCGCGGCCAGACCGTCGGCAAGATGGCGCTGCGCATCCGCGCGGCCCGACTGGTCGACGGCGGGGTGCCCGGCCCGGCCGGCTGGCTGCGCGCCGCGGTCTACGTCCTGCCCGCGGTGCTGAGCGCGATCCTGATCGGCCCGTTCTTCTGGTTCGTCAACTCGCTGTGGTGCACCTGGGACCGGCCCTTCCGGCAGTGCCTGCACGACAAGGCGGCCAAGACCGTGGTCGTGGCCGCCTTGTGA
- a CDS encoding RDD family protein — MSSDQPGGGSPYDKPSGGQPPPNQPPPGSPYGGGPYGAPPPGGQGGQGGQGGFGQNPYEQNPYGQNPYSGGPGGPDPLAGMPPLAEAGKRVLARIIDIIIVLIPAFLLDWAAVGVQDSHFSTGRSAVGGIFTAGFGFVYEFLMTRATGQTVGKKMMRLRTAMLENGSVPTSNAAAVRAAILWVPAFCCSCVWFLVIGATVLVDRPYKQGIHDKAAKTVVVQTAP, encoded by the coding sequence ATGAGTAGCGATCAGCCAGGCGGCGGCTCACCCTACGACAAACCGTCAGGCGGCCAGCCCCCGCCGAACCAGCCCCCGCCCGGCAGCCCGTACGGCGGCGGTCCGTACGGTGCCCCGCCGCCCGGCGGCCAGGGCGGTCAGGGCGGTCAGGGCGGCTTCGGCCAGAACCCGTACGAGCAGAACCCCTACGGCCAGAACCCGTACTCGGGCGGTCCGGGTGGCCCCGACCCGCTCGCCGGGATGCCGCCGCTCGCCGAGGCAGGCAAGCGGGTGCTGGCGCGGATCATCGACATCATCATCGTGCTCATCCCCGCGTTCCTGCTGGACTGGGCCGCCGTCGGGGTCCAGGACAGCCACTTCAGCACGGGCCGCTCCGCGGTCGGCGGGATCTTCACCGCCGGGTTCGGGTTCGTCTACGAGTTCCTGATGACCCGTGCGACCGGGCAGACCGTCGGCAAGAAGATGATGCGGCTGCGGACCGCCATGCTCGAGAACGGCAGCGTGCCCACCTCCAACGCCGCCGCGGTCCGCGCGGCCATCCTCTGGGTGCCCGCGTTCTGCTGCTCCTGCGTGTGGTTCCTCGTCATCGGCGCGACCGTCCTCGTCGACCGCCCCTACAAGCAGGGCATCCACGACAAGGCGGCGAAGACGGTGGTCGTCCAGACGGCACCCTGA
- a CDS encoding RDD family protein, with the protein MSAPTSGSSGSSASSQPSASAGGSGAPVPGYYPDPSIPHYIRYWDGSAWVPGTSRPAPVDEAPPGRAAASGAPALDESGPMFLDEDPSAPTADHWPTAGQEQVPAPPEQWRPAPDPRAHLAQDPAPSWPAPQARPEPQLPPISWGAPAQPQTPAQPQPQSPAPAPAPGPAPAADRAPQSALPRPQERQSLPAAGSAPAGQQPPLQPQPPQQPRPAPQPSPLVPAPAPAPEAAAQASPPWAAQVQDLARGEGGVVPWRPPASDPFGVSQGQDRPGGLVRRFLARLVDAVVLAAVTGVAAVPLGTAAYHHAKDKVDQARLTGETVKVWLIDGTTGVQLGVVLATFLVAGVLLEVLPTARWGRTLGKRLVGLRVLDIEAQLPPALGASVRRWLLRTVLNLLVVGVAGVAWCLFDRPWKQCWHDKAARTFVARG; encoded by the coding sequence ATGAGCGCACCCACTTCTGGCTCCTCAGGTTCGTCGGCGTCCTCCCAGCCGTCCGCTTCCGCGGGTGGGTCCGGCGCCCCGGTGCCGGGGTACTACCCGGACCCCTCGATCCCGCACTACATCCGCTACTGGGACGGCTCCGCGTGGGTGCCGGGCACCAGCCGTCCCGCGCCGGTGGACGAGGCCCCTCCCGGCCGGGCCGCGGCGAGCGGTGCGCCCGCGCTCGACGAGTCCGGCCCGATGTTCCTCGACGAGGACCCCTCCGCGCCCACCGCCGACCACTGGCCCACCGCCGGCCAGGAGCAGGTGCCGGCACCGCCCGAGCAGTGGCGGCCGGCGCCCGACCCGCGGGCGCACCTCGCCCAGGACCCGGCGCCGTCCTGGCCCGCGCCGCAGGCCCGGCCGGAACCGCAACTGCCCCCGATCTCCTGGGGAGCCCCGGCCCAGCCCCAGACCCCGGCCCAGCCCCAGCCGCAGTCCCCGGCTCCGGCCCCCGCGCCCGGCCCCGCCCCGGCCGCCGACCGCGCGCCGCAGTCCGCGCTGCCGCGGCCGCAGGAGCGCCAGTCGCTGCCCGCCGCGGGTTCCGCCCCGGCCGGTCAGCAGCCGCCGCTCCAGCCGCAGCCCCCGCAGCAACCTCGGCCCGCGCCGCAGCCGTCGCCCCTGGTGCCGGCACCCGCGCCCGCGCCCGAGGCCGCCGCGCAGGCGTCCCCGCCGTGGGCCGCGCAGGTGCAGGACCTGGCCCGCGGCGAGGGCGGGGTCGTGCCGTGGCGACCGCCGGCCAGCGACCCGTTCGGCGTCTCGCAGGGCCAGGACCGGCCCGGCGGCCTGGTCCGCCGGTTCCTGGCGCGGCTGGTGGACGCGGTGGTGCTGGCCGCGGTGACCGGGGTCGCCGCGGTGCCGCTGGGCACCGCCGCCTATCACCACGCCAAGGACAAGGTGGACCAGGCCCGGCTGACCGGGGAGACGGTCAAGGTCTGGCTGATCGACGGCACTACCGGGGTCCAACTCGGCGTCGTACTGGCCACGTTCCTCGTCGCCGGGGTGCTGCTCGAAGTGCTGCCCACCGCCAGGTGGGGACGGACCCTCGGCAAGCGGCTGGTCGGCCTGCGGGTGCTGGACATCGAGGCGCAACTCCCGCCCGCCCTCGGCGCGAGCGTGCGCCGCTGGCTGCTGCGGACCGTGCTGAACCTGCTGGTGGTCGGCGTGGCGGGGGTGGCCTGGTGCCTGTTCGACCGGCCGTGGAAGCAGTGCTGGCACGACAAGGCGGCCCGCACGTTCGTGGCCCGCGGGTAA
- a CDS encoding SsgA family sporulation/cell division regulator: MQNVVERELEMQLVLSPERSIPVPARLAYRTDDPYAVHITFHVGSDAPVNWTFARELIVEGVFRPCGHGDVRIWPTKVNGRSVLCMALSSPDGDALLEAPSSPVAAWLERTLRVVPPGSEHEQLGMDDGLSRLLAPAAGDELWLRDPWSDSDDTPDASA; the protein is encoded by the coding sequence ATGCAGAACGTGGTGGAACGCGAACTCGAGATGCAGCTCGTACTCTCACCGGAACGAAGCATTCCGGTGCCGGCCCGGCTCGCCTACCGTACGGACGACCCGTACGCGGTGCACATCACCTTCCACGTCGGCTCCGACGCGCCCGTCAACTGGACGTTCGCGCGCGAGCTGATCGTGGAGGGGGTGTTCCGGCCGTGCGGGCACGGCGATGTGCGGATCTGGCCGACCAAGGTCAACGGGCGCAGCGTGCTGTGCATGGCGCTCAGCTCGCCCGACGGCGACGCGCTGCTGGAGGCGCCGTCGTCGCCGGTGGCCGCCTGGCTGGAGCGCACCCTGCGGGTGGTCCCGCCGGGCAGCGAGCACGAACAGCTCGGCATGGACGACGGGTTGAGCCGGCTGCTCGCCCCCGCGGCCGGGGACGAGCTGTGGCTGCGCGACCCGTGGTCGGACTCCGACGACACCCCGGACGCCAGTGCCTAG